The following nucleotide sequence is from Streptomyces sp. NBC_00239.
GTCGACCGCAGCGAACTCGTCACCGGCGAGCACTCGGGCCTCAAGACCCTGCCGCAGCAGGCGCAGGACAACCCCAACCTGGCCGGCGCGCTCGCCGACAACGGGGTCAAGTGGATCGCGAGCGACAACTCGCGCGAGCCCCGGCAGCGGGCCGTGGGCAGCGCCCTGACCGTGCCCCGGCACCCGATGAACGTGTACTACAACACGGGCACCCGCGCCGAGATGGCCGACGAGTACAACTGGATCTACAGCAGCAGCGAGGACGGCGGCAGCGGCATCTGCGAGTCCAACCCGGCCTCCACCTGCCTGCCCCAGCCGCTGGACACCGCCACCGGCTACACCTCGTACATCGTGCCCCAGGAGGCCCGCACCGCGCTGCGGCACGTGCTCGCCAACGACCCGCGCCCGCACTACGTGCACCAGTCCAACCTGGCCGAGGACCGGATCCTGTACCCGGTGCTCGACGAGGTCATCGACACCTACCGCACCCTGTTCGCCGCCAACACCCCGCTGGTGAACCAGCGCCAGCGCGACCTCGGCACCGAACTCGGCCGCCGCGCCGCCTGGGACCAGGCCCTCGCCGCCGGCAAGGTCACCGCCTACCGGATCGGCACCACGGTCACCGTCAAGGCGCCCGCCGGGGTCACCGCCCCGGTCACCGCCCCCGAGGGCACCCGCAAGCAGCTGTTCCTGGGCACCGCCGTCTACGGCAGCGCCTACGCCGGAGCCCGCTCGGCGTGGACCGAGCCCGAACTGCTCCAGTCGGCCGTGACCCTGAAGCTGCCCAGCTGACCCGGCCCCGCCGCCGCCCGGTCGGCCACCGCCGCCCGACCGGGCACCACGTCCGACCCCGTACGCCCGGCCCGTACGTCTGACACGTACGTCCGACCCGTACGCAGCACCGCCACAACAGCACACTGCCGCACCATGCGCCGGCGCTCTTCCCGCTCAGACGGGCGCCGGCACCTTTCCGTCCTGGGGGGACACACCGCATGAGTCATGGGCGTCACGTCACCATGCTCACCGAAGGCACCTACCCGCACGTCCACGGGGGCGTCAGCACCTGGTGCGACCAACTGGTGCGCGGCATGCCGGAGGTCGACTTCAACGTCGTCGCCCTCACCGGCACCGGTCGCGAGCCCGTCACCTGGGAACTCCCGCGCAACGTGTACCGGCACAGCGCCGTACCGCTCTGGGGCCCGCCGCCGCACCGCAGCCGCCGCGCACCCCTCCGGGGCCGCGCCCACCGCCGGTTCACCGAGACGTACGAGCGGTTCCTGCACTCCCTGCTCGATCCCGGCACCGACGGCTTCTCGGCGGCGCTGTACGAACTCGCCGAACTCGCCCGCGCCGGGCGGCTCTCGACGGCCATGCGCTCCGAGTCCGTCCTGCGCACCCTGATGTCCGTCTGGGTGCGGCCGGGGCTGGCCACCGCCGCCGCCCGCCCCACCATCCACGACGCGCTCACCGCCACCGACCTGCTGGAACACGCGCTGCGGCCGCTGTCCGTGCGCATCCCGCAGGACTGCGTCGCGCACGCCGTCAGCAGCGGCCTCGCCACCCTGCCCGCGCTCGCCGCCAAACGCCTCGACGGGGTGCCGTTCCTCCTCACCGAGCACGGCATCTACCTGCGCGAGCGCTACCTCGGCTACCGCAGCGCCGCCCAGCGCTGGCCGGTCAAGGCGCTCATGCTCGGCTTCTACCGCGAGCTCAACTCCGAGGGCTACCGGCAGGCCGACCTCATCACCCCGTGCAACCAGTACAACCGCCGCTGGGAAGAGCGCGGCGGCGCGCCCGCCGACCGGATCCGCACCGTCTACAACGGCGTGGACCCGCACGTCTTCCCCGAGGCCGGGGCCGAACCGGAAGTCCCCACCCTCAGCTGGTGCGGCCGGATCGACCCCATCAAGGACCTGGAGACCCTCGTCCGGGCGTACGCGCTGATGCGCGCCGAGCTGCCCGCCCTGCGGCTGCGGCTGTTCGGCCCGGTCCCGGCCGGCTGCGAGGACTACCGCACGCGCCTGGAGAAACTCGCCGCCGAACTCGGTGTGAGCGACGGAATCACGTACGAAGGAAGGATCAGCCAGGTCGCCAAGGCGTACGCGGCCGGCAGCATCGTGATGCTCTCCAGCATCAGCGAGGGCTTCCCCTTCAGCATCATCGAGGCCATGTCCTGCGGCCGCACGACCGTCTCCACGGACGTCGGCGGAGTCCGCGAGGCCGTCGGCGACACCGGCCTCGTCGTCCCGCCCCGCGAACCCGAACTGATGGCCCGCGCCACCCTCGCCCTGCTGCGCGACGACGAGCGAAGAGCCGAGCTCGGCCGGCTCTCCCGGCAGCGCGTGGTCGAGAAGTTCACCCTGCACCGCTCGGTCGACGGCTTCCGCCACATCTACCGCGAACTCGCCCGCGGCCCCGTGCCGGTGGACCCGCCGCGCGCCTCGCAGGACGCCTGGACCATGGCCGACCCCTGGTACCGGGAGCTCGCCGCCGACGGGAGCGCCTGGTGAGCGGCGGGCTGTGGCTGACGCCCGGCAGCCGCTCCGGCGACGACACCCTGGCGCTGATCCCGCGCCCGCGCCGCGGCGCCCCGGCGGCGGCCGCCGACCCGATGGAGGAGCTCGCCACCCGGCTGGAACGGTTCGTCGAGGCGGCCGTCCACCCCGACGAGATCGCCGCCATCCTGGAATCCGACGGGATGACCGACGAGCACATCCGCCTCACCTACGGCCGCCACGACTCCTTCGCCCTCGCCGAGGCGCTGTACGCGCGGGTGCCGCGGGCCTTCCCCGAACCGGAGGGCGGCGGCGACCCCTGGAAGGTCTCGCTCGTCGCCTGCCTCCTGCGGGGAGTCGTCTTCGCGCTGCCCGGACTGGCGTACGTGCTGGGGGCGCCGCTGCTCGAAGGCCCCCCGGACCGCCTCGGGCTGCCCTCGGGCACCCTCACCCTGCTGGCGGGCGCGCTCATCGGCTGGGTCTGGGACCAGACCCTCTCCCACCGGGCGTACTCCTGGCTGGGCCTGGGCGACCGGGCCGCCGCCGGACGCACCCTGCTGGTCGGCGCCCCCGCCGGGGCGCTGCTCGGCGGCGCGGCCGCCCTCGCCGTGCCCGGCCCGGGCTTCTCGGTGGCCTTCGCCGCCGGCCAGGCCTGCTACGTCGGCGCGGCCACCGTCCTGCTGGTGCTCGGCCGCGAACGCCTGCTGCTGTGCGCGCTCGCCCCGATGGCCGTGGGCTCCCTCGTGGCCCTCGCCGTCGGCCTGCCCACACCGGTACGGGTGGCCCTGCTGGCCCTCTCGCTGCTGGCCGCCTGCACGCTGGCCGTCCGCGAACTCCCGGTCGCCGAAGGGGCCCGGGCCGCGGCCGCCCGGCTGCGCGACCGGCGAGCGGCCCGGGTGCCGGGCGGCGCGGTGCGCTGGCGGATGCTGCGGGGCGCGGAGGACGAGTTCGTGCCGCGCGGCCCCCGCTTCACCGACTCCGTGCCGTACGGGGTGTTCGGGCTGGGCACCGGCGTGCTCGTGCTGTACGCGGCGCTGGGCGAGGTGCTGGCGGGCGGGCCCGCGGCGGCCGCCGCCGCCCCCTCCGCGGTCGCGCTCACCCTCAGCATGGGCCCGGCCGAATGGCTGCTGCACCGTTTCCGCAGCGGCAGCCTGGCCGGCCTGCGCTCCGCCCGCACCCCCGCCGGCTTCCGGCGGCAGATGGCGCTGACCCTCGCCCGCTGCCTGGCGGTCTACCTGTGCGTGCTGCTGGCCCTCGGCGTCACCGGCACCCTGCTGTGGCCCGGCGCGCCCGGCCTCGGCGGGGTCCGGCTGGCCACGCTGCTGCTGCTCGGCGCGGTCATGTGGACCGGGCTGCTGCTCCAGTCGTTCGGCGCGGTCCGGCTCGCGGCCGGGGTGTGCGCGCTGGCCGCGGCCGCGCAGAGCGCCGCGTTCCTGACCGGCGCCGGACACCCGAGGCTGGTGCAGGCGGCGGTGGCGGCCGTGGCCGCCGCGGTGCTGTCCGCCCTGGTCTGCGTACTCCTCGGCCGCGCGACGGCCCACCGCTGAGCGACATCGATGCGCACACCGAAACGGACCCGGAGACAGAAGGACGCCATGCTGCTGGTGCCGCTCTACGAGCACCCCGCCGACCGGCCCGAGGCCTGGGAGGCCGTCATCCGGTCCGCCGACCGGCTGTACGCGGTCGTGCTCAACCCCGACAGCGGCCCCGGCGCCGCGCCCGACGAGCGGTTCGCCGCGGTCTCGGAGCGGCTGCGGGCCGCCGACGTGCCGGTGCTCGGCTACACCGACACCGACTACGGGCGCCGCCCGCACCCCGACGTCGTCCAAGACCTGCTGCGCTACCGGGACTGGTACGGCGCCGACGGCGCCTTCCTCGACCAGGCGGCCGCCGAACGGGAGCTGCTGCCGCACTACCGGCGGCTGTCGGTGGCCGCCCGCGCCGCGGGTGCCCGTACGGTCGTGCTCAACCACGGTGCCCACCCGCACCCCGGATTCGCCGAACTCGCCGACCTGCTGGTCACGTTCGAAGGCCCCTGGGACGCCTACCAGGAGGCGGTGGTGCCCGAGTGGACGGCGGGCCACCCCGCCGAGCGGTTCTGCCACCTCGTGTACGCGGTCCCGGCGGGCGCCCCCACCGCCGAACTCGCCCTGGCCCGCCGGGCCGCCGTGCACTGCGCGGTGCCCGGCGCGGGCACCCACCCGTGGGGCACCCTGCCGCACACCCTGGAGCCCGCCGGATGAGCCGGCGGGCCGCGCGGCGGCTGCCCGTCCTCCTGCCGGTCCTGCTGGCCCTGTTGCTCGCGGCCTGCACCGCGCCGCCGCCGGACCGGCAGCAGGGCCGGCAGCAGGATCCGAAGCAGGGCCGGGACGGGGACGGGGGCCGGGAGCGGCCGGCCGGCGGGCACTGGCAGCCGCGCCCGGGACTGGCCTGGCAGTGGCAGTTGAGCGGGCGCCTCGACCGCTCGGTGGACGTGCCCGTCTACGACGTCGACGGGTTCACGACCGGCGCCGCCGACGTGGCCGCCCTGCACCGGGACGGCCGCCGGGTCATCTGTTACCTGTCCACCGGCGCCTGGGAGGACTTCCGGCCGGACGCCGGGGACTTCCCGCGGGCGGTCGTCGGCCGCCCCAACGGCTGGGAGGGCGAACGCTGGCTCGACATCCGCCGGATCCGCGTGCTGGAGCCGCTGATGGCCCGCCGCCTGGACATGTGCCGGGCGAAGGGCTTCGACGCGGTCGAGCCGGACAACATGGACGGCTACCGCAACCGCACCGGTTTCCCGCTGACCGCCGCCGACCAGCTCCGCTACAACCGGCTGGTCGCCCGCCTCGCGCACGAGCGCGGCCTGGCCGTCGGCCTGAAGAACGACCTGGACCAGATCCCGCAGTTGGTGGGCGACTTCGACTTCGCGGTCAACGAGCAGTGCGCCGAGTACGCCGAGTGCGAGCGGCTGACGCCCTTCGTCCGCGCGGGCAAGGCCGTCTTCCACGCCGAGTACGAGCTGCCCGTGGCCCGCTTCTGCGCGCAGAGCCGGCGCCTGGGCCTGAGTTCCCTGCTGAAGGAGTACGAACTGGGCCCCTGGCGCCGCACCTGCTGACGCACGCCCCGCCGGCCGTCGGCGCTCGGCGCGTCGGCGGTCAATCGTCGCCGTCAGCCGTCAGCCGTCAGCCGTCAGCCGTCAGCCGTCAGCCGTCAGCCGTAAGCCGTCGCGTCGGCGGTCAGCCGAAGGTCAGCACCACCAGGGCGGCCGTCGCGGAGCACTCGGCGGTGGCGCCGAACACGTCCCCGGTCACCCCGCCGAACCGGCCCACGCACCGCCGCAGCACGAACTCGGCCATCGCCAGCCCCGCGAGCACGGCGGCCCCGCTCTGCGCGGCCGCCGGGATCCCGAACGGCAGCGCCGCCGCCGCGCAGCCGGCCGTCACCGCCACGGCCGCCGCCAGCGCGGCCCGTACCGGCACCGCACCCGCCACCGTCGCGCCCAGACCCTCGGGCCGGGCCGGCGGGACGCCCGCCCGCGAGGCCAGGGTGAGGGCGAGCCGCGCGGTCACCCCCGCGACGACGGCCGCGAGCGCGCCGTGCGCCCAGCCCTCCCCGTACAGCTCGGTGAGTGCCGCGGTCTGCAGGCCCAGGACCAGCAGCAGGGCGATGACGCCGAACGGCCCGATGTCGGACTGCTTCATGATGCGCAGCGCGTCCTCGGCGGGCTTGGCGCTGCCGAGGCCGTCCGCGGTGTCGGCGAGCCCGTCCAGGTGCAGCCCCCGCGTCAGCAGGGCGGGTACCGCCGTGGTGGCCACCGCGGCGAGCAGCGGACCGGACCCGAGCAGCAGCAGGGCGCAGCCCAGCGCGGCCGAGCCCAGGCCGACGACCAGCCCGGCCACCGGGGCGCAGGCCATGCCGGTGCGGGCGGCGGGCCGGTCCCAGCGGGTGATCCGGGCGGGCAGCACGGTCAGGGTGCCGAAGGCGAAGCGGAGGCCGTCGACGAGGTGCGCCCGCTCGGCGGGCGGGGGCGTGGGTGGAGGCGTTTCGGTCATCGCCGCGAACGCTACCCGGCCCGCCACCCGGGTAAGTTACGCATTACGCACCAAAACGGGAGCTGGTGGTATGGGTCACTGGTGGTATCGGAACATCATCGAACCGGGCAAGCTCCCACTGTTGCTGGCGCTCGTGTCGTTCGTGATGTCCTTCCTGGTCACCCGTACGATCACCCGCCTGATCCGGGCCGGCCGGGGCCCCTTCAAGAACATCACCCCGGGCGGTGTGCACGTCCACCACGTGGTCCCCGGCGTGATCCTCACCGTCATCGGCGGGTTCGGCTCGATCGGCAGCGCCCACCACAGCGTCGGGGGGATGGTCTCCGCCGTGCTCTTCGGCCTCGGGGCGGGTCTGGTCCTCGACGAGTTCGCCCTGGTGCTGCACCTGGACGACGTCTACTGGAGCGAGCAGGGCCGCAAGAGCGTGGAGATCGTGGTGCTCACCGCCGCGCTGGTGGCCCTGGTGCTCGGCGGTTTCCTGCCGTTCGGCGTGAACGAGCTGACCCAGGAGGAGCGGCACAGCCGCGGGCTGGTCGTCTTGAACACGGCCACGAACTTCTTCCTCGCCCTGATCGCCCTGTGGAAGGGGAAGGCGCGCACGGCCCTGTTCGGCACCGTGATCCCCTTCGTGGCGCTGGTCGGCGCGGTCCGGCTGGCCCGGCCCGGTTCCCCGTACGCCAGGAAGTTCTACGCGAACCGCCCGCGGGCCCGCGCGAAGGCGGGACTGCGGGCGTACCGCCACGACCGGCGGTGGGCGGGGCCCGGCCGCAAGATCCACGACTGGATCGGCGGCGCCCCGGACCCGGCCCCCGACCGGAGCGTCAGCCCGGAATCAGACCGTCGTCATTGAGCATCCGGCGGACCTCTTCGAGGCCCGCGTCGGGCGCCGGCAGGATCAGCTCGGAGGGTTCCAGCGCATCGTCCGGCAGTGCCGAGCCGAGCTCGCGCACCCTGTCGAGCAGCGCGTGCAGGGTGCGCCGGAAACCGTCCTCGTCGCCGCTCTCCATCTCGGCGAGGAGCTCGTCGTCCAGGGTGTTGAGCTCGGCGACGTGCGCGTCGGCGAGCTCGACCTGGCCTTCCCCCATGATGCGGACGATCATGACGGGCCCCGTTCCCTACTGCTTGTCGAAGCGGTGGGGCTGCGCGGGACGGGTGCCGCCGTTCTGCGCGCCGCCCTCGATGGCCGGTGCCTGCGGGGACCCGCCGGCCAGCTCGGCCTTCATGCGCTGGAGCTCCAGCTCCACGTCGGTGCCGCCGGAGAGCCGGTCCAGCTCGGCCTGGATGTCGTCCTTGGAGCCGAGGCCCGACCGGTCGTCGAGGGCGCCGGAGGCCAACAGCTCGTCGATCGCGCCGGCGCGGGCCTGGAGCTGCGCCGTCTTGTCCTCGGCGCGCTGGATCGCCAGACCGACGTCGCTCATCTCCTCCGAGATGCCGGAGAAGGACTCGGCGATCCGGGTCTGCGCCTGGGCCGCCGTGTACGTGGCCTTGATCGTCTCCTTGCGGGTGCGGAAGGCGTCGACCTTGGCCTGCAGGCGCTGGGCGGCGAGGGTGAGCTTCTCCTCCTCGCCCTGGAGCGTCTGGTGCTGCACCTCGAGGTCGCTGACCTGCTGCTGGAGCGATGCGCGGCGGCTGAGGGCCTCACGGGCCAGGTCCTCGCGGCCGAGCGCGAGCGCCTTGCGGCCCTGGTCCTCCAGCTTGGCGGACTGGCCCTGCAGCTGGTTCAGCTGGAGTTCCAGGCGCTTGCGCGAGGTCGCGACGTCGGCGACACCGCGGCGCACCTTCTGCAGCAGTTCCAGCTGCTTCTGGTACGAGTAGTCGAGGGTCTCGCGAGGGTCCTCGGCCCGGTCAAGGGCCTTGTTCGCCTTCGCGCGGAAGATCATCCCCATACGCTTCATGACACCGCTCATGGGCTTCGCGCGCCCCCTTCTCGACGGACTTCGGCTCGGCACTCACACAGCACCCACAGTACGCGGGCCCTGCTTCCATTAGCTCACTGTTCCACTGCTTCTGCGCTCCTCCTGGAGGACGAGCATGGTGCCTCCGTCCTCCGGCTTGAGGATTAGGTGCGACCCGCAGTCACACCCGTGAAGACGCCCGTCGTTGCCGGATCGTTCCCCGCGGGGGTGGGGTCCGTGCTCCGTAGCCCGTACCCTTGGGTTTTGTGTTTGGTAGCCGTTCCTCCAAGGAAGAGAAGGTCCCCACCGACAAGGTGACTGCGGACCTCTCCAAGCAGCCCCGTGACCCGCAGGCCCCCAAGGGCCGCCCCACGCCGAAGCGCGCTGAAGCACAGTCTCAGCGCCGCAGCGTGGCGGCTTCTACCGGAGACCGTAAGGAGGACGCCAAGCGCGCTCGCGAGCGGCGCCGGACGGAGATGGCCCGTCAGCGTGAGGCCTTGGCCAGCGGCGACGAGCGCTATCTGCCGGCCCGCGACAAGGGACCGGTCCGCAAGTACGTCCGCGACTACGTGGACTCGCGCTTCTCGGTCGCCGAGATGTTCCTGCCGCTCGCGGTGATCATCCTCGTGATGAGCATGATCAACGTGCCCGTCCTGAAGAGCGTCTCCCTGCTCCTGTGGCTCGTGGTCATCGCCCTGATCCTCCTGGACTCGGTCGGCCTCGTGTTCCGCCTGCGCAAGGCGCTCAACCAGCGCTTCCCGGACCAGCCGAAGCGCGGCGCCGTCGCGTACGGCCTGATGCGCACCCTCCAGATGCGCCGACTGCGGCTTCCGAAGCCGCAGGTCAAGCGCGGAGAGCGGCCCTGACCGGAGCGGACGGCTTCGCGGGGGGCGCAGGCCCCTGGCTGTCGGGTCTCGGCGGCCTCCGCAACGCCGTCCGCCAGGAGCTCGTCGCCCGTCAGGTCGACGAGCAGGTGGGACAGCGCTTCCCGGTCGGGCAGCGGCTGCGGATACTCGACGTCGGCATGGGCCAGGGCACCCAGGCGCTCCGCCTGGCCCGGGCCGGTCACCGCGTGACCGGGCTGGAGTCCGACCCCGACATGCTCGCGGCCGCCCGCGAGGCGCTGGCCGGCGAGCCGGCCGGGATCCGCGAACGGGTCCGCCTGATGGAGGGCGACGGCCGGGAGACCGGCGCGCACTTCCTGCCGGGCAGCTTCGACGTGGTGCTCTGCCACGGCGTCCTCATGTACGTGCCCGAGCCGGACGCGATGCTGGCCGGACTGGCGCGGATGCTGGCGCCCGGCGGGCTGCTGTCCCTGCTCGTACGGAACGCGGACGCGCTGGCGATGCGGCCGGGGCTCGGCGGCGACTGGGCGGCGGCGACCGCCGCCTTCG
It contains:
- the pelF gene encoding GT4 family glycosyltransferase PelF; translated protein: MSHGRHVTMLTEGTYPHVHGGVSTWCDQLVRGMPEVDFNVVALTGTGREPVTWELPRNVYRHSAVPLWGPPPHRSRRAPLRGRAHRRFTETYERFLHSLLDPGTDGFSAALYELAELARAGRLSTAMRSESVLRTLMSVWVRPGLATAAARPTIHDALTATDLLEHALRPLSVRIPQDCVAHAVSSGLATLPALAAKRLDGVPFLLTEHGIYLRERYLGYRSAAQRWPVKALMLGFYRELNSEGYRQADLITPCNQYNRRWEERGGAPADRIRTVYNGVDPHVFPEAGAEPEVPTLSWCGRIDPIKDLETLVRAYALMRAELPALRLRLFGPVPAGCEDYRTRLEKLAAELGVSDGITYEGRISQVAKAYAAGSIVMLSSISEGFPFSIIEAMSCGRTTVSTDVGGVREAVGDTGLVVPPREPELMARATLALLRDDERRAELGRLSRQRVVEKFTLHRSVDGFRHIYRELARGPVPVDPPRASQDAWTMADPWYRELAADGSAW
- a CDS encoding spherulation-specific family 4 protein, encoding MLLVPLYEHPADRPEAWEAVIRSADRLYAVVLNPDSGPGAAPDERFAAVSERLRAADVPVLGYTDTDYGRRPHPDVVQDLLRYRDWYGADGAFLDQAAAERELLPHYRRLSVAARAAGARTVVLNHGAHPHPGFAELADLLVTFEGPWDAYQEAVVPEWTAGHPAERFCHLVYAVPAGAPTAELALARRAAVHCAVPGAGTHPWGTLPHTLEPAG
- a CDS encoding endo alpha-1,4 polygalactosaminidase — protein: MSRRAARRLPVLLPVLLALLLAACTAPPPDRQQGRQQDPKQGRDGDGGRERPAGGHWQPRPGLAWQWQLSGRLDRSVDVPVYDVDGFTTGAADVAALHRDGRRVICYLSTGAWEDFRPDAGDFPRAVVGRPNGWEGERWLDIRRIRVLEPLMARRLDMCRAKGFDAVEPDNMDGYRNRTGFPLTAADQLRYNRLVARLAHERGLAVGLKNDLDQIPQLVGDFDFAVNEQCAEYAECERLTPFVRAGKAVFHAEYELPVARFCAQSRRLGLSSLLKEYELGPWRRTC
- a CDS encoding adenosylcobinamide-GDP ribazoletransferase — protein: MTETPPPTPPPAERAHLVDGLRFAFGTLTVLPARITRWDRPAARTGMACAPVAGLVVGLGSAALGCALLLLGSGPLLAAVATTAVPALLTRGLHLDGLADTADGLGSAKPAEDALRIMKQSDIGPFGVIALLLVLGLQTAALTELYGEGWAHGALAAVVAGVTARLALTLASRAGVPPARPEGLGATVAGAVPVRAALAAAVAVTAGCAAAALPFGIPAAAQSGAAVLAGLAMAEFVLRRCVGRFGGVTGDVFGATAECSATAALVVLTFG
- the pspAA gene encoding PspA-associated protein PspAA, translating into MIVRIMGEGQVELADAHVAELNTLDDELLAEMESGDEDGFRRTLHALLDRVRELGSALPDDALEPSELILPAPDAGLEEVRRMLNDDGLIPG
- a CDS encoding PspA/IM30 family protein, whose product is MSGVMKRMGMIFRAKANKALDRAEDPRETLDYSYQKQLELLQKVRRGVADVATSRKRLELQLNQLQGQSAKLEDQGRKALALGREDLAREALSRRASLQQQVSDLEVQHQTLQGEEEKLTLAAQRLQAKVDAFRTRKETIKATYTAAQAQTRIAESFSGISEEMSDVGLAIQRAEDKTAQLQARAGAIDELLASGALDDRSGLGSKDDIQAELDRLSGGTDVELELQRMKAELAGGSPQAPAIEGGAQNGGTRPAQPHRFDKQ
- a CDS encoding DUF3043 domain-containing protein yields the protein MFGSRSSKEEKVPTDKVTADLSKQPRDPQAPKGRPTPKRAEAQSQRRSVAASTGDRKEDAKRARERRRTEMARQREALASGDERYLPARDKGPVRKYVRDYVDSRFSVAEMFLPLAVIILVMSMINVPVLKSVSLLLWLVVIALILLDSVGLVFRLRKALNQRFPDQPKRGAVAYGLMRTLQMRRLRLPKPQVKRGERP
- a CDS encoding methyltransferase domain-containing protein encodes the protein MSGLGGLRNAVRQELVARQVDEQVGQRFPVGQRLRILDVGMGQGTQALRLARAGHRVTGLESDPDMLAAAREALAGEPAGIRERVRLMEGDGRETGAHFLPGSFDVVLCHGVLMYVPEPDAMLAGLARMLAPGGLLSLLVRNADALAMRPGLGGDWAAATAAFDSAEYTNRLGLPVRADRLAHLTNTLSGIGAPLQAWYGVRVFTDTVGDGAGLPEEPERSRLLAAEDRAGRTDPYRAVAALLHLCGVRG